ACACAGGGAGGTTGCAGGGCGTGGTCGATGaacatcacaaaacacacacagacacacattactCGGTTCACCTGTGTGCCCTGCCAGTGGCCCTCCTACGGTGGATTAGGCTCTCTGCTCTACAAATTAATGACCGCCGCCTGTGGAAGGGATGATCGCATCACGTGTGCACCAGTCAGGTCCGAGAAGTAGATATTGGGAAGAAGGAAGTGGTATGGAGAAGGGAAACCAGGTAAAAGGAGGAAAAATAGAGGAGAAAGTAACACTGGTTAGTGGAGAAAAGGGAAGGAGAAGCTGTTAAAGGGATGAGAGACTTTACGAATGGGGTAAGACACAGCAGAATGTTATTTAATAATAGCACTGACCAACAAGAGCAGCTTATAAAACCCCACaatatttacagttacagcccttatccagatgtacttacaatcagtagttaaagggatagtccccctggagccactcagGGTTGTCTTGCTAAGGGtcacaagtggggtttgagcctgtgactcttctggttcatgggcactaggcgactaccaccccaccccaatATGCATTAAAACCCAGCGTTAGATAGAATTTAGCCGGTAGAGCCATACATGCACTGCTTCCAGGCAGTAAGATGCCAGTAAATGGAAATTGACCCATGATGTCCTTGGGCTGGTGTGAAATATTAAGCAGGATCTGCTCAGACTGTTCTGGCTCGAACTCCTAGGTTCATGTGCATAATTTGACCATGTCTCTCAATCAATTACAGAGCCTTCAGGGCCTTCACCATGTTGTCGTCAAGCAAGTAAATGCACCAGAACATTCCAGCGAGATTCAACATCTATTAATGACTATTGCTGACCGCTCACCTGACCCTGTATAAACACGTCTTAATCCAGTTTAAAGCTGTTGTGAGATGCAATCTGTTTCTGTAATAGATGCAGTGTGCATCTGataaaggttttatttataatgggAAAACATGCTGaatgttttgtgatgttttgcTACACACCAGATTTGTATGAAAATTATTCAAGTACTGAGTGGCAGCAGAAAAATGCTGTattttccatgtgtgtgtgaatgaccaTATCCAAATATCTCTAACCTGTTTTGCTGTTCCTGTTGTAGCAGCTGAACAGCAATCTTCCTCAGATCCAGCACCTCTTTGagctcatcctcctcttcttcagcGAACTGCTCTTTCTCTGAGctatgaatgcacacacacacaaacaaatgaatagCAACAATGCTCAAGCACTGTTGTGcacctgttgtcatgtgtataaAGGTATCCTTGTTGTGTCTAGTCATTGTCCAGTCATTGTCTTTTACCCTGTACAGtaccatgtacagtacaggccaaaagtttggacacaccaccacatgtgttttctttattttcatgaccatttacattggtagagtctcactgaagacatcaaaactatgaatgaatacatgtggagttatgtacatgtgcCTTGTTGTATAGATATTGATGGATTGATATATTGCAGGACAGCTGTCAATGATACAACTATAACATCTGAAGAAAAAGACAAACTTCTATTATGATATGACCTTTCACTGAGAATCTGCCATTGGATACCACTTGTATGACCACAGAAAGTACTACAATGTCTTGTAATATCAAGGATTTGACTCATCCTCAGGACTgggatgtgtttgtgtttgtgtgtgtgtgtgtgtgtgtgtgtgtgtgtgtgtgtgtgtgtgtgtgtaccaccAGGGTAAAATCCAGGGACATGTGTGACGTAGATAAATAGGCCTACGTAAAACACTGACATGGCCCCACCTCTTTTCACAGTAACAAAGCGAAGCAGCGCCATCGTATTCTCGACAATGACCTTACCAGGGAACTCGGTTGGAGCTCCCGATCGCATCCTGACTCACTTCGCATTCTCTGAAATTAATTGGAACTACAGGGGTACAGGGGGACTTCCATCAGCAAACCTGGAAATACTAAAATATCTGCAAAGGTACagatgtgtgcttgtgtgtatgtatgtgggtgtgtgtgtaaagattagccatttgtttctgtgtatttgtcAGCAGTGGTTTTCTTAAGAAGGAATGAGGCGTACATGCAGTCGACATTTGGGCTTTTGATGTCTAAGGGCTTCCTCTAGATGCTCCGTCCGCACTTTTCTGCAGAACATGGGAAAAACCTTACAGCATCCCAGTGTGTGGGAGGTTTTGAATGAGTTCATTCACGAGCCACATCATGAACCAGGCTTTTTGAATgctttcaaatctttttttagaCTGATCATTTACGGGGAGATTTATTGTAGTTTATGCTCATGACTGACGTGTAAGTCCCAGCCTTTGTCTGCCTTTGTTGACAAGATAGTTCTGATGGTGCAAAGAGCACGGCCTTTGCCAAAAAGAACTAAGTCAAAGGACAGAGTTCTTTTTAGCAAACATAAAAAATCAATATCTTTAATTCCAGATACAATCAGAATTCATTGTATgatgtttttcatttcattgcatGATGACGTCTTAACAGAGATCACAGCCGCCAATGCCCTTGAGCTGCACTGTTGCGCAAGTCAACCCTCTATACAAAGGTGACCCTGTGGAACTGACATTCCCATGTTTGGTTGTTTTGGTCATATAATTCCTGTGCTGCTTGCCAGTGAAGTGAACGTGAAGTACGACTGTTGAAGTACGATGATTGAAAAAACATACCCAGACTCCTCCTTCCAGGTCTCTTTGTCTTTGCTTTGGTGTGATTTGTTCAGAACTTTTTCCAGCTCCTGAAAGGACAAACAGACCACAATTTTCTATAGTTTTCATAAGGTGTCATGTAAACAAACCAAATTTGATTCTGTAATATTCTTTCAAAAGCCACTTTTCAAGTATGCAAGTAACGCCACAcctcagggcagtggtggcctgccgtgtaaggaagcggactcataaccgaggggttgcgggttcaaatcaaggtccccttgagcaagatacagctcattaaatgttaaatgaagaacggtgttcaccatgtgctgtggtgtgtatcacaatgacaataaagcaatCAATACCCATACGTTTAGCTTTTTGGGGCTAAATAACAGACTACAGTTACATTTCATGATTATTTATAATAGATTTTGAAATAATAACATTCTGAAAAAGAATGTCATGGCCTGGCCTGTCTGGCCTGCAATAAAGATAATCGGCTGTTCATAGCGTATtaaatttgtttgttttctttatcaAGATTCATCTCACACTTCGGATCATTTGCAACTTTATAAGACAATGTTGTCCACTTTCATCCAGAAAGGACCGGTAACCATGCTACAACATCCATGTATTACATAAATGTTTGGATTCCATGCGTCTCAAGCACATGCTGCCATTAAAGCTTCCCAACAATGATCAGCACTGTGGACAACTCATCATTTTGTGTTGTCACTACATgttattaatgctgtaaatacactgaataaatatatatgccaTCTTAAGTGGGGCAAACCAAGTACTGTCATGAGAAAATACAGGGGTAGAGGTCTCCAGGGCTCATGTCATAGCACTAGACATTAATCTAGAAACAGTAAAACCTGTAGCCCAAGAACTGTCACTGTACTAATCCAAATCTTGGCCTTGAGTTCTTGTGCATATCCAGTCCTGCACATAATCTATGAACTGAAAGCAGTCCTTTATTTATCAAGACATTTCCTTTGTAGGGACAAATTCATTGGTAAACGCTGGGAAATTCCCTGGGTGAGCAGCCGTCACATGCCATTTGAGAACaatgaagtgtgtgtaaagCTCATGGGCAGAGGTGACTCGGGGTTATGAATCGGTGATACCACATCACACCGATTCCAGTGTCTAACACTGTGATCAACAGCTGGATGACTCATATCCATTCTTCCTTAGCCACCTGGAATGGTGTGACTTCTTGAGAAATTGTCAGGAAAAGATCAGTATCTAGTTTCCATCTGGGTTTGCCAAAACGTTGTACTCTTGCGCCAATGCCCATCAGACCGAGTCTGATGTACTGCAATGCGCATCTGAATATTCCTCGTCCCTACCTTTATGCAGGTCACATAGGAGACACTCTGCTGCAAGTCTCCTTCAGACAGAGCAGCGTCCTCCTCTGGGTTTGGGTCAATGAAATCATATGGTTCCTGTTCTgcagctgaaacacacacaaggagtGCATCTGAAAGCAATTCATGCAAATGTGCAATTATTATCCTTCTATATGTGGCAACTTTTATGCCACTGCACAAAGTAAGTCAAGTTTTGTTGCTACAAAAAAGAAGATGGCCTTTTTTCACAGATCTTTCTGGACCATAGTGTCCCTTTGTACCTTGTAGCATGAATCATTACAACATAGTAGACCCACATTTGAACCCTTTTTATAAGAGGGGAGAGCTGTGCATATGGTTTAATACACAAGGACAAATGAATAGCAGAATCTAAATAAAAGGAGTTAGAGGTCACAACCTAGAGGCACAGAAGTATCAAATACATCTACAGTCGGACATACgtaaaatatttgtatatatttataatatgtgtGCAAAGTGTAGGTTGTTTATGAAGTATTTGTGTTAGTTGCAGTATCACTTTGTAATACTCAACCTTTACTGCAGTCCAGTTTGGACAGCAGGGAGTGGGTCTCCGCCCTGCCCTGCTCCCGCGCCGTTTCGGACACCTGAGAGTGCAGACTGACAGTGTCATCGTCTGAAGGCTATAggtgcagagagagaaagacagagacatTATATTTTCATGTTTGTAGCTAGTTAATGAGTGTTTTTGGGCACTTAAATGGGGAGACTGAGAGACTGAAAGTTCCCATGCTTTCTTTGACAGGCTACATCTGTGCGTCACTATGCcctagtgtatgtgtgtgtgtatgcagaaaAAATGCCCACCTCTGTGGTAGACAGTCTCTTGTCTCCATTGTCACTTCCGATGCCTGAGTCAGGACCGTGGTTTTTGCCAGGGTAAAAATCCTCTATGCTGCAGAGTACACAAGCCCCCAGTTAGAACATGAGACAGTGTAGCAGACAGTATGCCCCAAGAATCAGGTACACGGATTCATCCCTCAGGTCTGGAGTCTCGGAAAGTTTATGTAATGAAGAAGTGCAGAAGATTAGCTAAAAGGCTCTTTACTAGAAGAGACACAGGACTTCAGATATCTGGGGAAGAAAATGGGATGTGACCGAACGGAGTAGATATAATCACCAGGAAAGGCAGAGGCAAAACAAGGTCCTACAAACCCTGGGGCAAATGAGTGAGATTGGATCATTTTGGATATGCGCAGAGCACAGTGCTTAATCGGCAAGGTGCTACACCTAGAGTCTGAGAACATGGCCACTAAGCTGAATAGATGAATAGATACGGAATGAAAGCAAGCTCTGTAAATGTAGGTGCCAGCCAGACCGGTCTCTACAGGGTGTAATAATGACACATCTCTCTGTCAGGGTAAGCACAGATCATGAGCTCAGCAGTCACTACCCACCTGTCTGTCAGCTGCGGAGGTAAGCAGCGTTTCCCCAAGGACGGTAGGTCCAGCGAGTCCGGCTTCTTGTCCAGCCGACACGCCTGGATGTTAAGGTACTTAAAAATGTGCACCTTACCCTTCAGGCAGATCTGAGGAAATATGGGAAGACACAAGACTAGTCAGAAGGATTGTTCATACTGGAGGTGCAACAGTTCAAAAAGTTCAAGAAGGTGCAACAGTTCAAGTTTGTATTGGGGTTCTTGAGTCACGAGTTTGGGTCAATTTATTTAGTACATTAGGGAGACTGAACATTTTTACCATGTATTTTGTCCTCAAGAATAATATAAATGCatccagacatttacatttacagcatttatcagaccctcttatccagagcaacttaaagtgagtagttaaagggacggtccccctggcgacactcagggttaagtgccttgctcagggacacagtggtagcaagtggggtttgaacctgtgactttgtgatcttctggttcattagaaagtgtgttagccactaggctaataccaacCCATTTAATAATATATGAAATCAAAATTCTTCACGAGGCAACTGTTTAACCCTGTTTccttaattttaaaataagtgTTTTCAACTGACACATTAACAATTAGATAACATTATATACATAAACTTATACACTAtgtttgtcatgatccggtccgaaaggggttactccatTCCGGGATCCGGACAGGAGCTTCACTGTTGTCACTGTtgtcattggggcagtggtggcctagcggttaaggaagcggccccgtaatcagaaggttgccggttcccgaatcccgatccgccaagatgccactgagcaaagcaccgtacccacacactgctcccctggtgcctgtcatggctgcccactgctcactcagggtgatgggttaaatgcagaggacacatttcactgtgtgcaccgtgtgctgtgctgctgtgtatcacatgtgacaatcacttcactttgaactttgatgtgtaatgttccttaatcgttttcacctgtgtcaaatgtataaagcttccctgtttgtttctgttcaccgtcaggtctttgatgttttgttccatgttcaccaacatctcggatgtctcccctgtccttcaccattaaaccccggttttcgtgatgtcatgcggacgaggtgccgggaCCACACTGGCCTGAAGTCACCTCTCATCCATCATGAATACTGGACCAGTCATTCATTAATTTAccattcatctcagctgttcaTGTCTACTCTTCTCATCTTGTCTTGAATCTACTCTTCTCATCTCATCTAATTGTCCACTCGAATCATTCCCTCCGTCCTTTGCGGACTGCTTTGCCTGGCCCTTCAGGGGTCGTGCCTacgagggggggtactgtcatgatccggtctgaaaGGGGTTTCACTGTtatcatgtgtaatgttccccggttttcgtgatgtcatgcgattgcTTCCTTCCTTCATCGTCTTCTTGTCACCTCTTAGTCGTCAcgtctgttcacctgcctcgtcatgccagcatggttgtgacaatgTTATTCAGTGTTTCTGCATAAGTAGTCGCAACGTAAGATGACATACACCTGTAAACTATTGTAGCATTTACGTTCTGTTTAAACACTGAAAGGTATTCATGCATTGGTATGTTTTGACAGCGCCTGAATGACCGCATTGTAGACATTTGTTTGAAAGAATAGTGACATTTTTTCACTAAAGGTTTGTTTGTCTGGAATAGATACCCATCTGATGAAGTGCTGACAAACCAGACCTAATCTTCATGACGTGTGATGACATGTAGCAGCTACAGAACTATGTTAACGTCACACCCTAGTTCCTTCCAGTATGTGACTCACCACTGATATACTGACTGTTCATCAGACAGTTACTCTCCACGGAAGGGGGTGGGAAAAAGAAGGGACAAAAGACTGTATGACTGTAAGGCTGTATGAAAAGGCTGCCAAAAGGCTGTATGACCATTTATTtcttgggaaaaaaatgtgctttgtaTACTGaaagatttatgtttttttgtggttttgttatCCATGCCACTTCATAGTACTGAGTGTACTTAGGGTAATTACACAATGTCCTTTAAATGTCCTGCTTTGTTATTAATTCAGTTTGGGGTGTAGTTTAATTGAAACtatataaagtaaaagtaaatgcaaatataattgtgttttttaaattcctgtattaatgataaataaatgtcatgcaaatattttcccCTGCAACGTTTTGAGAAATTACAGAGGAAACTTATCTCCCCCTGAAAAGAATGCAagctctcctccctctcctttccttatttaaaaaaaaattgcataaattCATCCATGCTGTGCATTTATTCGCCCCTTccacatttaccagatgcccttatacaatcagtagttacagggagggcaccagtcctgcaccGATTAGAGGTTGTGTTCCGCCCCACGTCATTCAACTCAAGAGCTGGGTGATAACAAATACAGAAGTTGAATCTGGTGTGCTAATAAAGGTAAGCACAAAAAAACCCTGCCCTACAGCAACtgaaggttaagtgtcttgctcagggatgcaaGTAAGTAGGGTtttaaagtgaggtgattgtcacatgtgatacacagcacacggtgctcacagtgaaatttgtcctctgcatttaacccatcaccctgagtcagcagtgggcagccatgacaggtgcccggggagcagtgtgtggggacggtgctttgctcagtggcaccccagtggcaccttggcggattgggatttgaaccggcaaccttctgattacagggccgattccttaaccgctaggccaccactgccccatgtgccCCTTCATGCATGTGTCCTTGTGCACActagaaaatgtatttcagcAACATGCAGcttgtttgtatctgtttattACTGCAAATAATACTGAATGTGCAATACTAAATGTGATAATGCCCCATGCTGCCCTTTAGGACATACTTTCCATGCaattataaaatgttaattaatgagTGGTCTTAAAATAACATCACTGTTACTTTTAAGATATTAACAAAGcggtttgtatttttattgacaTTGTCAAAAAGGATTTTTCAGCTGCTTTGaaaaaggaggaagaaggaaGGAACAGAAGACATTTCAAGAACTGTGCTAGGGAAATTTGTGGGATTACTCCCACTTTACCACTAGGTAGAGCCATTGTACTGCATTTGAATTAGTGTAAGCGGCTGCTCTGAGAACGGGAAACATGCTCCTTTACACAACTATCTACACCCTCAGACAAACTGATAGGAtgtacagtgacaataaaacatacacattacacTACATAGACACACATTAGTATAATAATTACTtgaaaacatttccatttaaaagtcctgtaagaatggacatcgcgggagcctgtttttgtcttgcataacagatgtctgcagggggaagtgtgacattcctgtgtcgatggttgtgcgtgaagattcgacacctctgttttacatgtcttttgtctgacggttacgtgtgaagtatcagccgtcaggaccgcccaccctctttgtcgtccccaaatgggaggcaccggggggcgtgacatcagaaacaacaggttctgattggtcagtgacaacttcctgtaggccagtgacaacttcctgtaggccaggggtataaaagtctgctcacatgtggaaaaaaggacctctgagcttcttgctcagggagttTTTCATCGGAAGCCgggaggcttctgagcctttctctccccctctctttctcttctccctctttactctttcttctcatttttattttctctgtaaccttggtacctttttacattcaatattcacatgtaactacaataattatttaccggtgttaataaattagaaactgttcatttttaacctctactgtgccatgcctctttctgccaggtaacatcaaattggagtggttgaatacactgctttgtgtggagggagaaagagttttttctacacactctattctcttctcccacaccacatggtcttcattgtttttacagtcCCATGGCCTgagtttccctagcctgtctatggtcctgcagtggctagaaatggtgatatgtatgaAGGGTGCTTTGGCTATTCTGCTTCGCCATCCAAAGAGCAGCacctcagacggtcggatctggaatttggccccttatgttGTCAAAAGGGGAAAGGCTACCTCCCCTTTTCTtgtgctttgtccacccagagaatttcccacccacaaatgtagttttttagttctgtcacgcGAGCCTCTGAAGAACCGGCTAAAatgacattgtggttggtgaatggtgttgatgacatcatgtCTGCGAATGTTCACTTccataggccactctcctccttgtcccgcctctctccttttaaagctacaggcaCTGAAAcagtgcgtcctggggaaatctcattgtgggactcaGTAAAAGTGGCGGTAATTCTGCATCAAGGATGAATTTGGGAAAGACACTTAAGATACAGTATATGTGAAAGCAAAAAAGggacatttaaatattatagggtggtagaagcctagtgagGATgatagtagcatagtgggtaacacaccgtttcgcaggttcaaaccccacttactactattgtctccctgagcaagacacttaatcctgagtgtctccaggggggactgtccctgtcactactgattgtaagtctctctggatatggccttctgataaatgctgtaaatgtaaatggatttcAGGAAGCTTCTGAATTTATGACAGGTTATGGTGACACTGACGTAAAATAGACAAACAACACGTTGATATGAATGCAAATAGTCAGCCTCTGACACACACCTGTGCAGGGGGTGACTGCATGGGATTATTGTCCAGGATGATGTGCTGGAGCTGCCTGAGTTTCCGGTAAGAGAAGGGGATCTCAGTGATCTTATTACAGGAGAAATCCAGGCGAATGAGTGGAAGATCAGACAGTTCTGAGAAAGAGACAAATACATataaattcattattttgtgCAAATCCATAGAAATTCCTCAGGATGATGTCCTGAAACTGTTATCTGATGGTGTTACACttcatgtttttctcttttgaaCTGTGTGAAGAGTAAATGTAGTTGATGTAATGTGTAATTGACTGGGTGTATTTGTGTGGGTCTGTGTATGTCTGCATTTAAATATGAGAATGTGCTTGTGGTATATCTTAATAAAAGTATTGCAGAAACAGTTATTGGTTTGGTTTGACTGAAGTGCAAtatttgaactttgacctgctaggttctgtgtgtgtgtgtgtgtgtgtgtgtgtgtgtgtttaccgtCTGGCAGCACTTGAAGGCAGTTCCTCCTGACATTGAGCTCTCGTAAGGCCTGAAGTTTTCCCATCTGAGAGGGTAGCACCTGGATCTCATTGCAGCTTATGTCCTGCAGGGGGGGAAATAGCCTACTTTACCAATAAAGTACTTTTTCTCACCAATGTCACTTGGTCACCTAAAtgattttaacatttgtaaatattATTAAAGCAACTGTGATTGTACTAGCCGCATAATTCATGTGTAACATTTTGATATCACTACGCCCAGCAAATTATCCAGCACTAATTCAATATAATGTCTCcccatcttttttatttaatctgaacataaaaaataaatgcaaatcagaACAGTTCAGCAGGTATGCAGAGAtgaattatttcagttttgtaCAGTACACTGCCTCTCCTCACCAGTTCCATGAGGTCTTTGGCCTTGCCGATCTCATCAGGTATGGACTGCAACTTGTTGTTGCTCACTACAAGCACTTTGAGTGGCAGGTTGAACAGATATTTAGGCAGTGTGGACAGCAGGTTCCGACTAAAGAgacatgaaacaaacaaaattaaaatcatGTGCCTAGTGACATACAGACAGAAACGCATGAGCAAGAACTTCTGGATTCAGACCTGATGTTGAGATAAGTGAGCATCTGCAGGTTGATGATGGCTTCAGGGATGCACTTGATGCAGTTATGGTAGAGGTTGAGGGCCTCCAGGGGAGCAAAAAGACACACCTCGGGGGGGATCTCTGTGAAGCGGTTCTTCGATAAATCTGACAGGAACCAAACACAGACATCCACTGAGTATGGATAATACACGTAATCCCCGCCTTCAGCAGCACCATATGGTCCCCGTGCTCTTGAAATCCAGCAGCTTGAAGTATACTGTCACTTATtaataagcataaaaaaaacagttcagcATTCTACTCTGCGGATCacaaaactttattttacttcacaTTTCATTTGGACGGTGGTTTCATTACACATTCATTGTACATATAGTACAGGTTGACCAGCAAGAGCCAGAGGATGAGCAATAAGCACAGCCACCAATgagaatgtaaaatatttattttttaatttgtgatTAACACAAATCCCAGATTCCATCCCACCTAGTTCATATCATTCCTAAACCGCCATGATCAAGTAACCAAGGcctaaatcatttttttcctgaattgGCCATTTCTAACCATTTCACAACAGTATACCCCCAATATGCAAATGAAACCCAGAGAGCAAGTGTGCTAACTTGTCCAAGGTGTGAGAATCCATAGCAGTCCAAAATCCAAACACAGGtaacatttccatgtaaaaggTACAGGATCGATAATCAGCACCGAGCCGAATTCTCCATGGTGCTGATTTCATGCCAGCCATTAATCAATCTGTCTAACGGACTGAGATCAATGGCAACCTAAAGGCAAGCAAATGGAGAAAGAGAGTAAGCAGCCTCTCCACTATCACTACATGTACTACCAGTATCTTTTATTCAACTTGTATTGCACATGcttgtatttattacatatttgttttggattatgtatatttttattattgtattgcctttttattttctgtttctctgtgtcTTATATATTATGTGGTGGACAGGACATCAATCTCGTTGTTCTATTGTACTAAGTATGGTTGTGGAATGAGAATAAAGTCTTTAACGTCTAAGCCAATCTAAGATACTACACAGGTTTAAGGAAACTGAAGACAGTGGGATTTAAGAGTCAAGTGAAAGCACACGTTGAGTATGCAACCTAATCTGAAGTTCCCAGCTTGTCATGGAGTTGAGGTGGCCATTATCCATCAAGCTCAGaacaaatggggcagtggtggcctagcggttaaggaagcggccccgtaatcagaagggtgccggttcgaattccgatccaccaagttgccactgaggtgccactgagcaaagcaccgtccccacacactgctccccgggcgcctgtcatggctgcccactgctcactcagggtgatgggttaaacgcagaggacacatttcactgtgtgcaccgtgtgctgttgtgtatcacatgtgacaatcacttcacttcaaatgtaGTTAGGATGGAATAGCCTTACTGTGCTATCTTGCTCTTTTTAGATCTATCATCAGTTAACACACATGATTCCAGTAAaggcaatattttattaaaacatttgaattattttatagTCTGCAGTGGGTTGTTGAACATAGTGTGCGTAAGAAATTCCCCTTGCatgtttgaaaatgtgcttGGAGGGTTTGGGCAtgaattatttccaaaaatggCTGGCATCTGTGCAACAGAAAAC
The window above is part of the Denticeps clupeoides chromosome 6, fDenClu1.1, whole genome shotgun sequence genome. Proteins encoded here:
- the LOC114792685 gene encoding leucine-rich repeat and calponin homology domain-containing protein 2-like isoform X1; the protein is MKMAASQGGVGAMAALQSHHYPNGPHWTPGAGQHQHQLHTARSLDRALEDAASSGMLNISGRKLRDYPGQSYDLTDTTQADLSKNRFTEIPPEVCLFAPLEALNLYHNCIKCIPEAIINLQMLTYLNISRNLLSTLPKYLFNLPLKVLVVSNNKLQSIPDEIGKAKDLMELDISCNEIQVLPSQMGKLQALRELNVRRNCLQVLPDELSDLPLIRLDFSCNKITEIPFSYRKLRQLQHIILDNNPMQSPPAQICLKGKVHIFKYLNIQACRLDKKPDSLDLPSLGKRCLPPQLTDSIEDFYPGKNHGPDSGIGSDNGDKRLSTTEPSDDDTVSLHSQVSETAREQGRAETHSLLSKLDCSKAAEQEPYDFIDPNPEEDAALSEGDLQQSVSYVTCIKELEKVLNKSHQSKDKETWKEESGSEKEQFAEEEEDELKEVLDLRKIAVQLLQQEQQNRRRSLICRAESLIHRRRATGRAHRFLSHSGSSSKTRPPSQTIRSASLDEGSSSASALSGQPSSSCSFDGSVRSENSDSEPKWPEIPPVLNQNEDRRRNKYLRKDYLKYKCQSARRNSSCHDESEDGSSDFNTALTVFGLKPRSAFSRGNKQEFTSSDPSFTMRRRMEHLREEMEQICLLRQNLESRLKVLLPDDVGAALMDGVVLCHLANHIRPRSVASIHVPSPAVPKLSMAKCRRNVENFLDACKKLGVPQDKLCLPHHILEERGLVKVGVTVQALLDLPASKPTQLSTI
- the LOC114792685 gene encoding leucine-rich repeat and calponin homology domain-containing protein 2-like isoform X2; the protein is MKMAASQGGVGAMAALQSHHYPNGPHWTPGAGQHQHQLHTARSLDRALEDAASSGMLNISGRKLRDYPGQSYDLTDTTQADLSKNRFTEIPPEVCLFAPLEALNLYHNCIKCIPEAIINLQMLTYLNISRNLLSTLPKYLFNLPLKVLVVSNNKLQSIPDEIGKAKDLMELDISCNEIQVLPSQMGKLQALRELNVRRNCLQVLPDELSDLPLIRLDFSCNKITEIPFSYRKLRQLQHIILDNNPMQSPPAQICLKGKVHIFKYLNIQACRLDKKPDSLDLPSLGKRCLPPQLTDSIEDFYPGKNHGPDSGIGSDNGDKRLSTTEPSDDDTVSLHSQVSETAREQGRAETHSLLSKLDCSKAAEQEPYDFIDPNPEEDAALSEGDLQQSVSYVTCIKELEKVLNKSHQSKDKETWKEESGSEKEQFAEEEEDELKEVLDLRKIAVQLLQQEQQNRFLSHSGSSSKTRPPSQTIRSASLDEGSSSASALSGQPSSSCSFDGSVRSENSDSEPKWPEIPPVLNQNEDRRRNKYLRKDYLKYKCQSARRNSSCHDESEDGSSDFNTALTVFGLKPRSAFSRGNKQEFTSSDPSFTMRRRMEHLREEMEQICLLRQNLESRLKVLLPDDVGAALMDGVVLCHLANHIRPRSVASIHVPSPAVPKLSMAKCRRNVENFLDACKKLGVPQDKLCLPHHILEERGLVKVGVTVQALLDLPASKPTQLSTI